A DNA window from Trichomycterus rosablanca isolate fTriRos1 chromosome 9, fTriRos1.hap1, whole genome shotgun sequence contains the following coding sequences:
- the LOC134320523 gene encoding trace amine-associated receptor 3-like gives MEIIFTNSSHNVNNALLCFPHEPASCLRKPRFFAVRVVMYILMLPTVLMTVLGNLLVIITISHFRQLHSPTNFIILSLAVVDSLLGSMIMPFSMVRWVEGCWFLEDIFCKIHSSLDMTLSIVSILHLCLVSIDRFIAITDPLSYKMKVTNDMVVGGITIIWLFSFSFSFGVVLSDVNLAGLESLLMLNSCVGNCILIFNKQWAVVVALVAFFVPGSVMSCLYLKIFHVAKKQARVTMGNASEIKKHSSEQREKKAAKTLGIVMGIFLLCWLPFFVATIADPFLDFSTPVDVFDALVWFGYLNSTCNPLVYGFFYPRFQRAFKIIISKYVFHLNTGHLTL, from the coding sequence ATGGAAATCATTTTTACAAATTCCAGCCATAATGTGAACAATGCACTTCTCTGCTTCCCACATGAGCCTGCCTCCTGCCTCCGAAAGCCTCGTTTCTTTGCGGTTCGAGTGGTCATGTACATCTTAATGCTTCCTACTGTTCTCATGACCGTTTTGGGGAACCTGCTCGTGATTATCACAATTTCACATTTCAGACAGCTGCATTCTCCAACCAACTTCATCATCCTCTCGCTGGCTGTCGTGGACTCTTTGCTGGGCTCTATGATCATGCCGTTCAGTATGGTCAGGTGGGtggaaggctgctggttccTGGAAGACATTTTTTGTAAAATCCATTCCAGTCTGGACATGACGCTGAGTATCGTCTCTATTCTGCACCTGTGTTTGGTTTCCATCGACAGGTTCATAGCCATTACCGATCCTCTGAGTTATAAGATGAAGGTGAcgaatgacatggtggttgggGGAATCACCATCATTTGGCTCTTTTCGTTCTCGTTTAGCTTTGGAGTTGTTCTGTCTGATGTGAATCTTGCAGGTTTGGAGAGCCTCCTGATGCTAAATTCCTGTGTTGGAAACTGCATCCTGATTTTTAACAAACAGTGGGCAGTTGTCGTTGCCCTTGTGGCATTTTTTGTTCCAGGGAGTGTCATGAGCTGTTTGTATttgaagatatttcatgttgctAAAAAACAAGCCAGGGTCACCATGGGTAACGCATctgaaataaaaaagcattCATCCGAACAGAGAGAGAAGAAAGCGGCTAAGACTCTCGGCATTGTGATGGGGATTTTTCTGCTGTGTTGGCTGCCGTTCTTTGTTGCCACCATAGCTGATCCATTCTTGGACTTCTCCACCCCTGTTGATGTTTTTGATGCTCTGGTGTGGTTTGGGTACCTCAATTCTACATGTAACCCCTTGGTCTATGGCTTCTTTTATCCCCGGTTTCAGAGAGCATTTAAAATCATTATATCAAAATATGT